Proteins from a genomic interval of Panthera tigris isolate Pti1 chromosome A2, P.tigris_Pti1_mat1.1, whole genome shotgun sequence:
- the LOC102950577 gene encoding IQ domain-containing protein F5, which produces MGPGIKTTTKQEAAMFIQAWWRGTLVRRTLLHASLRAWIIQRWWKQMLVKLMEKKKRLSLQSYAQQEWAVVKLQSWVRMWRLRLCYCRLLHAVRIIQIYWRWHIYQTRGFIQGRYNLKESQLNLQLEISLGLQACKVQQCIPLPVNE; this is translated from the exons ATGG GCCCTGGAATAAAGACCACCACAAAACAGGAAGCGGCCATGTTCATCCAGGCCTGGTGGCGGGGCACCCTGGTACGCCGGACACTGTTGCACGCATCCCTCAGAGCGTGGATAATTCAGCGCTGGTGGAAGCAGATGCTGGTGAAGCTGATGGAGAAGAAGAAGCGATTATCCCTACAGTCCTATGCTCAGCAAGAATGGGCAGTGGTCAAGCTGCAGTCCTGGGTCCGCATGTGGCGCTTACGCCTTTGTTACTGCCGTTTGCTCCACGCTGTCCGCATCATCCAGATCTATTGGCGCTGGCATATTTATCAAACACGTGGCTTTATTCAGGGCCGTTACAACCTCAAAGAAAGCCAACTAAATCTTCAACTTGAAATCTCTTTAGGCTTACAGGCTTGTAAAGTGCAACAGTGCATACCCCTTCCAGTAAATGAATGA
- the LOC102951373 gene encoding IQ domain-containing protein F3 isoform X1: MGGKCCVRQPNTPSLEKSGPNKDALETEKLKRLCQKRHRARIKAAEKIQAWWRGTLVRRTLLVAALRAWMIQLWWRTLLWRRVLKQRRDLLKIYVIQEEAAVKLQSWVRMWQCHRRYCRICNAVCILQAPKSYFAFQTSDILQAQYEVTPNQPEFHIEILSV, encoded by the exons ATGGGCGGTAAATGCTGTGTAAGACAGCCAAACACCCCCTCCCTGGAG AAGTCTGGTCCAAATAAGGATGCACTAGAGACTGAGAAGCTGAAG AGGCTTTGTCAAAAACGCCACAGAGCAAGAATCAAGGCAGCTGAGAAGATCCAGGCCTGGTGGCGTGGCACCCTGGTACGTCGCACCCTGCTGGTGGCAGCCCTCAGGGCCTGGATGATTCAGCTCTGGTGGAGAACACTTTTGTGGAGGCGGGTTCTTAAGCAGCGGCGGGACCTGTTGAAGATCTATGTAATCCAGGAGGAGGCGGCAGTCAAGCTCCAGTCCTGGGTTCGCATGTGGCAGTGCCATCGACGTTACTGCCGAATATGCAATGCTGTCTGCATCCTTCAGGCCCCAAAGAGCTATTTTGCCTTCCAGACCAGTGATATTCTACAGGCACAATATGAAGTCACTCCCAACCAGCCGGAGTTCCATATTGAAATCCTATCAGTCTAA
- the LOC102951373 gene encoding IQ domain-containing protein F3 isoform X2, with product MGGKCCKSGPNKDALETEKLKRLCQKRHRARIKAAEKIQAWWRGTLVRRTLLVAALRAWMIQLWWRTLLWRRVLKQRRDLLKIYVIQEEAAVKLQSWVRMWQCHRRYCRICNAVCILQAPKSYFAFQTSDILQAQYEVTPNQPEFHIEILSV from the exons ATGGGCGGTAAATGCTGT AAGTCTGGTCCAAATAAGGATGCACTAGAGACTGAGAAGCTGAAG AGGCTTTGTCAAAAACGCCACAGAGCAAGAATCAAGGCAGCTGAGAAGATCCAGGCCTGGTGGCGTGGCACCCTGGTACGTCGCACCCTGCTGGTGGCAGCCCTCAGGGCCTGGATGATTCAGCTCTGGTGGAGAACACTTTTGTGGAGGCGGGTTCTTAAGCAGCGGCGGGACCTGTTGAAGATCTATGTAATCCAGGAGGAGGCGGCAGTCAAGCTCCAGTCCTGGGTTCGCATGTGGCAGTGCCATCGACGTTACTGCCGAATATGCAATGCTGTCTGCATCCTTCAGGCCCCAAAGAGCTATTTTGCCTTCCAGACCAGTGATATTCTACAGGCACAATATGAAGTCACTCCCAACCAGCCGGAGTTCCATATTGAAATCCTATCAGTCTAA